DNA from Bacillota bacterium:
GCAGATTTTATCGCAACTGCAACCCCCGGAAAATAAGACCATCCCCGAGATTGCAGCTCAGGAAAATATTCCTCAAACGACAATATACGGTTGGGTATCCAAGGCCCGAAAAAATGGGCAGATTATCCCCAACAACAGTGCCAAGTCAAATGACGATAAATGGAGTGAAGTTGATAAGCTACGAATTGTCTTTGAGACGTTCTCCCTTAATGAAGAAGAGCTAGGTCAGTACTGCCGTGAACACGGTTTATACACCACCGATATCAAGCGGTGGCGAAAAACTATGGAATCCTCCCTTGGCTCTGGGAAATCCCCTAAGGACGTTGAGGCTGAGCTTAAGTCCGAAAAGGAACAAAATCATAAGCTTAAGCGGGAATTAAAATATAAGGAAAAAGCTTTAGCCGAGACCGCCGCCCTGCTAGTGCTTAGAAAAAAGGCCAATGCGATTTGGGGGGACCCCGAGGAAGACTGATTAGCACCTCAGATCGCAGAATTGCAGTCCAGCTAATCAGTGAGGCTAATACAGCCGGTGCAAGATTAGATCTCGCATGTAAGGAGTTAGGTATCTCTGTGCGGACATACCAGCGCTGGATGAAGGACGGGGGAGCTGATTCTATTGATAAGCGTCCAACCGCTAAGCGAAGGCCTCCCTCAAACAAACTTAGTGAAGAGGAAAAGAAGGAAATAATCAAAGTATGCAATAGAGACAAATTTGCGGACTTAACGC
Protein-coding regions in this window:
- a CDS encoding transposase; translated protein: MAKRVFSAEYKQQILSQLQPPENKTIPEIAAQENIPQTTIYGWVSKARKNGQIIPNNSAKSNDDKWSEVDKLRIVFETFSLNEEELGQYCREHGLYTTDIKRWRKTMESSLGSGKSPKDVEAELKSEKEQNHKLKRELKYKEKALAETAALLVLRKKANAIWGDPEED